CTCGCGTCCGATCCGCTCCAGCGCCCGGCCCACCCCACCCGCACCCGCACCCGCATCCGCCACGCGGTCAGTCTCGCAGGGCCGCCTCCATGACGGCGCGGGCGATCGGGGCCGCGCTGCCGCCGCCGCTGATGTCGGCCCGGTTGGCGGCGGCGTCCTCGACGACCACGGCGACCGCGACGGCCGGCTGCGCCGAGTCCGGCGCCTGCGCCCAGGAGATGAACCAGGCGTACGGTCTGCCCGAGTTGTCGATGCCGTGCTGTGCGGTGCCGGTCTTGCCGCCGACCGTCACTCCGTCGATCGCGGCATTGGACCCCGTGCCCTCGTCCACCACGTCGACCATCATCCTCCGCAGCTGCATGGCCGTCTGCTGGCTCATCGCCCGGTGGTAGGTGCGCGGGCCGTTGCGGTGGACGGTCGAGCCGCCTCTCGTGGTCGTACGGTCCACCAGATACGGGTACTTGAGGTCGCCGCCGTTCGCCACGGCCGAGGCGACCATCGCCATCTGGAGCGGAGTCGCCGTCGTGTCGAACTGCCCGATCGAGGAGAGGGCCAGCTGGTCGTCGCTCATCTCGGTGTCGAAGTTGCTCTTCGCCACCCCCGACGGGATCTTCAGCCCGGTGTCGTTGAAGCCGAACCTGCGCACCGCGTCCACCATGCCCTTCAGCCCGACCCGCACCCCCAGCTCCGCCATCACGGTGTTGCAGGAGACCCGGATCGCCTCGGCGAGCGAGGCGTCCTCACAGCCCTCCGCCTCATTGGGGAGCGTGGTCGACGTGCCCGGCAGCACATAGGGGGAGGGGGTGTCGGTCTCGTCGTCGGGATCGGTGACGACGTCCGCGTCGAGCGCGGCCGCCGCCGTCACGATCTTGAACGCGGAGCCCGGCGGATACGTCTGCCGGATCGCCCGGTTGAGCATCGGCTGGCTCTTCGACGCGTTCAGCTCCTGCCACGCGTCCGTGACGGACGAACCGGTGCCGGAGATCCGCCCGGGATCGTACGAGGGTGTCGAGACCAGCGCCAGGATCCTGCCGGTCGACGGCTCGACGGCGGCGACCGCACCCCGTCGTCCCCCCAGCCCGTCGTAGGCGGCGCGCTGCATCGAGTCCTTGATGGTCGTGGCGACATTGCCGCCGGGCTGCCGGTCGCGGGTGATCTCGTTCCACAGCGGGAGCGGGGCGAGCATCGAGTCGGTGCCGGAGAGGATGTCGTCCTCGGCGTTCTCGATCAGGGTCGTGCCGTACGTCTGCGAGGCGTAGCCGGTCACCGGCGCGTACAGCGGTCCGTGCAGGTACGTGCGCTCGTACTTGAGCTGCTCACCGGTGTCCTCGGAGCCGGTGACGGACCTGCCGCCGACCAGGATGTTGCCCCGCGGCTGGCTGTAACGGGCGATCGTGAGGCGGCGGTTGGCGGGATTGTCGTCCAGGCTGTCGGCGTCGAGGACCTGGATGCGGGCGGCGTTCAGCAGCAGCGCCACGAGCAGCAGCAGCAGAAGCGCGGCGGCCCGGCGGATATAACGGATCACAGCCTGGCCTCCGGGGCTCGCGGCGGGTACCGGGTCACAGCTCGTCCTCCGCCATCGGTGCGATGACCCCGGTCTCCACATGGTCGGGGCGCGGTCTGCGGGCCTGGTCGCTGACCCGGATCAGCAGCGCCACGATGATCCAGTTGGTGACGACGGACGAACCGCCCTGGGCGAGGAACGGCATCGCCATGCCGGTCAGCGGGATCAGCCCCATAACCCCGCCCGCGATCACGAACACCTGGAGCGCCAGGATCGAGGCGAGACCGATCGACAGCAGCCGCCCGAACGGGTCGCGCAGGGCCAGCCCCGCCCGGTAGCCGCGGGCGACGAGCAGCGCGTAGAGCAGGAAGACCGCGGTGAGCCCGGTCAGGCCGAGTTCCTCGCCCGCGGTGGCCAGAATGAAGTCGGACTTGGCGGCGAAACCGATGAGGATGGAGTGCCCGAGCCCGAGCCCGGTGCCGAGCATCCCGCCCGCGGCGAACGCGAACAGCGACTGGGCCAGCTGGCCGGGGCCCCGTCCGGCGTCGATCGAGGCGAACGGGTCGAGCCAGTCCTGGACGCGGCTGTGCACATGCGGTTCGAAGGAGCCGACCACGAACGCGCCGACGGCGGCGAGCAGCAGCCCCACCGCGATCCACCCGGTCCGGCCGGTCGCCACGTACAGCATGATCACGAAGAGGCCGAAGAAGAGCAGCGAGGTGCCCAGATCGCGCTCCAGGACCAGCACGCCGACGCTGAGCAGCCAGATCGCCACGATCGGGCCGAGCACCCGGCCGGTGGGGAGCTGGAGCCGCCAGATCTTGCGGCCGGTATAGGCGAGGGCGTTGCGGTTCGCGGCGAGATACGCGGCGAAGAACACGGCGAGCAGGATCTTGGCGAACTCGCCCGGCTGGAAGGAGAATCCGCCGACCCTGATCCAGATCTTGGCGCCGTTCACCGCGGGGAAGAAGATCGGCACGATCATCAGGACCAGGGCGGCGGCGACCGAGAGATACGCGTACCGCTGGAGCACCCGGTGGTCGCGCAGAAAGACGACCACCGCGATGAAGAGCGCCACACCGAGCGTGGACCAGATCAGCTGGGTGGGGGCCGCCTGGTCCTTCGGCGTCTCCAGGTCGAGTCGGTAGATCAGCACCAGGCCGAGCCCGTTGAGCAGTACGGCGATGGGCAGCAGCAGCGGATCGGCGTACGGGGCACGGAAGCGGACCGCGAGATGGGCGAGGAGGGCGAGCAGCCCCAGGCCCGCGCCGTAGCCGGCCACATCGGGCGGGACCGCGCCGTTCCTGGCCAGGCCGACGGCGGCGTAGCCGTAGACGGAGATGAGGACGGCCCCGATGAGGAGCAGCAGCTCGACTCCGCGCCGCTTGGGCAGACGTAGATCGGGCGGGGGCGCGTCCGCCGTCGTTGCGGTCATGCCACGCAACGTAGCAAGAGGTGGTGTCTATTTCCTTTATGTCATGGTCGGTATGTCAGCCGACATGTTTATCGGGGTCTGTCCGGCGGTCGGTGGGGGAGGGGCTGTCCGTCCCTCCCGGACCGTCCGACGCCTCGTCATCCAGCCGTACGTACTCCGGGAGTGTCAGCCGGGCCACCGCCCCGCCGTCCTCGGCGTTGGAGAAGACGAGGCCGGCGCCGATCACCTGCGCCTGTCCGGCGGCGATGGTCAGCCCGAGGCCGTGTCCCTTGCCGCAGGCCTCGGTACGGAACCGCTGTGGGCCGCCGTCCAGCAGATAGTCCGGAAAACCCGGCCCGTGATCGCGTACGGTCACCACCGGCCCGTCGACCGTCAGCACCACCGGAGGGCGGCCGTGCTTGTGCGCATTGGCGATCAGATTGCCCAGCACCCGTTCCAGGCGCCGCTTGTCGGTCTCCACCCGCACGTCCCTCGCCCCGGTGCCGGCCTCCGCTCCCACGACGCGGATCGCGGTCTTCGTCCCCGACGCACGCACCACGCGTTCGACGAGCGGCGCCAGTTCGTGGATGTCGAGATCGACCTGTTCGGTACGGGCGTCGAGCCGGGAGATCTCCAGCAGATCCTCCGTCAGCGCCCGCATCGTGCGGACCCGGTCCCGCACCAGCTCGGACGGCCGCCCCGGCGGCAGCAGTTCGGCGGCGGCCGAGAGTCCGGTCAGCGGGGTGCGCAGCTCGTGCGCCACATCGGCGGTGAAGCGCTGCTCGGTCAGCAGCTTGCGCTGGAGTGTGGACGCCATCGTGTCCAGAGCACCGGCGACGATCGCCACCTCGTCCTGCGGGCGCGAGGGGTCCGCCGTGCGCGGGTCGTCGACGCGGGCGTCGAGGTCGCCCGCGCTGATCCGGCGGGCCACCCGGGCGGTCTGGTGCAGCCGCCGGGTGACCCGGGTGACGGCGAACGCGCCGACCAGCAGGGTGGCGCCGGTGGCCAGCAGGGAGGAACCGACGATCGCCCCGTCGAGATCGTTGATCGTGCGGGCGCTCTGGCTGTAGTCCACCTGCGTGGCCAGCGCGCGGCCGTCGGCCGGTGCCGCCGCCCACATGGCGGGGCGGCCGTCGTGACGGCCGACCAGTGTGCCGCGTTCGCCGCTCACGGCCAGGGCGCGCAGGGAGGCGGGCAGCTCGGGCGGATCGATCCCGGAACCGGGCGGGAGCGCCTCGCCCGTCTCGTAGGCGGCGGAGACGTCCTCCAGCCGGGACAGCGCCTTCTCGCGGGCCTGGCCGACGGTCTGACGAGTCACCTCGCTGTGAACCAGCACGCTCAGCAGCGCGGCGAGGGCGCAGCACATCACGGTGATGAAGACGGCCGCCTTCCAGGTGAGCGTCGCGGTCCAGGAAGGCGCGCGCAGTCCGCGACGCCCCGTGCCGCGCAGCCTCTTGCCCTGCCGTTTCATCGGCGCTCCGCGGAGACGCCGACGGATGGTGCGGCGGTGGGCTTCGCGGTCGTGGGCCCGGGGCTCGGCGGGGCGGCCGTGGGTTTCGGTCGAGGGGTCCTGGACGCGGGCATCCGCAGGATCTCGTCCTCGGCGGGCAGCATGGCGCGCTGCCGGCTGTCCCAGGTCCAGGCGGTGCGGTACGCGTACCCGGTGATGACCGACGGCGTCCGAATGATCAGATCCCGCCCGGCCAGCTCGACGCTGATCACGGCGTCCGCGGTGGACAGGATCCGCATGAGCCCGCCCGCCTCCGGCATGTAGACCCGCACGGAGAGCTGGCGGCCGGGCATCCGGATGCCGAGCACCATCTCGTCCTCGCCGTCGCCCGTCAGGTCACGGAAGTAGGGCTGCAGCACGGGACAGGAGGCCGGCTCGGTGCGGCACGCGACGATGTGCCGGACGGTGTCGGCGGGCAGCTCGTTCCTGCCGCTGGTCCGGTTGGGCCGGGCCTTCAGGTCGGCCTGCACCACCGTCACCGGGGCCAGACGGTGCACATCGCCGTCCGGCACCTCGATCCCCGGGACGCGCGCGGTCTCGCCCTCGCCGTAGTCGTACGGAGCGGCGGAGGCGGGCGGCAGCTGCGGCCAGAGCCGGGCGGGTCCGATGGCGGCCGGGGTCGGTCCGGCGCTCCGCAGCCCACCGCCCGTACCGCAGCCCGCCAGCAGCACTGCGCCGACGACGGCCCCGAGGGCCACCGCCGTACGGCACCGCACCCGGCGCTGCGGACGCATGACACCCTCCCTTCCCGCGGTCCATGCCTCATAGACCTTATTCGGAAGGAAGTCCTTTATGTCTATTTGATGCCTGTAAGAGTGCTACTCGGGTGCTGCCTCAGCGCTGCCTCAGTGCTGGTAGGGGTTCTGGCCCTGCCCGCCCGGCGCGTAACCCGGCTGCCCCTGCGCCTGCGCCTGTCCGAACGGATTGCCGTCCTGCGAGGCGGCGTGCTGCGCCAGCAGCTGCTCGGCCTGCTCCTTCGGGATCTGCTGCTCCCCGCCGCAGAACGTGCACTGCGTCGCGTACTTCGTCGAGAACGGGAACAGCGGCACGAAGAACAGCGTGAACTTCGTGACCCGCTTGCGCAGCGTGTGCGCGGCCGGATTGCCGCACCACCCGCAGACCATCGTCAGGATGGCCAGCTGGTACAGATAACCCCGCGTACCGAAAATGATCATGTCGTGGGTCCCTTCCCCGTATCGCCCAGAAGTGCCTGCCGGCAGAACGCCAGCAGTTTTTCGTCCTCGTATGTGTCGTGGCTGCCGAATCCACCGTCCATCGCGTTGTGACGGCGTACGGAGGCCAGCTCGTCGCGCAGCACGCGTGCCACGTCCGACCCTGCACCGGCGACACCCTTTTGCGCCAGGCATTCCGCCACCCGGACCCGGGCATGACGGTTCTTCTCCCAGGCCGCCAGGAGCACCGGAACGGACTCGTCGGCCCGCCCGGACACGTCCCACAGCGCGATCGCCGCATCCACCCTCAGCCACAGCTCCTCGTGACCGAGCAGCGCGCGCAGCCGGGGCGCGGTCACCGCTGCCCGCGTGCCGAGCCTGCCCAGCGCGTTCACCGCGGAGCGCCGCTCGTGGGTGCGCTCCGCCTGCAGCCCCTCGATCAGCACCGGCAGCACGGCATCGGCGTCCCCGCCGACCGCCCACAGGGCCTCCGCGGCCTCCGCCGCCGAGGTGCTCCCGGGGCGGCGCAGCAGCGTACGCAGCTCCGGTACGGCGCTGTGGGCCGCGGGCCCGAACGAACCGAGCGCCCGCAGCGCCGCCGTACGCAGCCACTCGCCCCGGTACTCCGGCGTGCCCCGCAGCACCCGCAGCACCTCCGGCACCGCCTCGTGCGCCCGCAGCGCGGTCAGCCCCACGAGCAGCGGCCCCGCCCGGTCGTACGCCCGCTCGTCCAGCCGGACCTCGCCGAGCCTGCGCCGCAACGCCTCGGCCAGCGGGGCCGCCGCCGCCCCCAGACAGTCGATGGCGAAGCCCACGTCGTGCGGCACCTCGGGCCGCTCCAGCGCGGCGGCCAGCGCGGGCACGGCACGGGCATCGCCCAGCCGGGCCAGCGCCTTCACCGCGCTGCCGAGCGCCGGAGGCCCGCTCGGCCACTCCTGCACCCAGGCGCCGGGGTCCGCAGCC
This sequence is a window from Streptomyces sp. NBC_01217. Protein-coding genes within it:
- a CDS encoding penicillin-binding transpeptidase domain-containing protein; the protein is MIRYIRRAAALLLLLLVALLLNAARIQVLDADSLDDNPANRRLTIARYSQPRGNILVGGRSVTGSEDTGEQLKYERTYLHGPLYAPVTGYASQTYGTTLIENAEDDILSGTDSMLAPLPLWNEITRDRQPGGNVATTIKDSMQRAAYDGLGGRRGAVAAVEPSTGRILALVSTPSYDPGRISGTGSSVTDAWQELNASKSQPMLNRAIRQTYPPGSAFKIVTAAAALDADVVTDPDDETDTPSPYVLPGTSTTLPNEAEGCEDASLAEAIRVSCNTVMAELGVRVGLKGMVDAVRRFGFNDTGLKIPSGVAKSNFDTEMSDDQLALSSIGQFDTTATPLQMAMVASAVANGGDLKYPYLVDRTTTRGGSTVHRNGPRTYHRAMSQQTAMQLRRMMVDVVDEGTGSNAAIDGVTVGGKTGTAQHGIDNSGRPYAWFISWAQAPDSAQPAVAVAVVVEDAAANRADISGGGSAAPIARAVMEAALRD
- a CDS encoding FtsW/RodA/SpoVE family cell cycle protein codes for the protein MTATTADAPPPDLRLPKRRGVELLLLIGAVLISVYGYAAVGLARNGAVPPDVAGYGAGLGLLALLAHLAVRFRAPYADPLLLPIAVLLNGLGLVLIYRLDLETPKDQAAPTQLIWSTLGVALFIAVVVFLRDHRVLQRYAYLSVAAALVLMIVPIFFPAVNGAKIWIRVGGFSFQPGEFAKILLAVFFAAYLAANRNALAYTGRKIWRLQLPTGRVLGPIVAIWLLSVGVLVLERDLGTSLLFFGLFVIMLYVATGRTGWIAVGLLLAAVGAFVVGSFEPHVHSRVQDWLDPFASIDAGRGPGQLAQSLFAFAAGGMLGTGLGLGHSILIGFAAKSDFILATAGEELGLTGLTAVFLLYALLVARGYRAGLALRDPFGRLLSIGLASILALQVFVIAGGVMGLIPLTGMAMPFLAQGGSSVVTNWIIVALLIRVSDQARRPRPDHVETGVIAPMAEDEL
- a CDS encoding HAMP domain-containing sensor histidine kinase translates to MKRQGKRLRGTGRRGLRAPSWTATLTWKAAVFITVMCCALAALLSVLVHSEVTRQTVGQAREKALSRLEDVSAAYETGEALPPGSGIDPPELPASLRALAVSGERGTLVGRHDGRPAMWAAAPADGRALATQVDYSQSARTINDLDGAIVGSSLLATGATLLVGAFAVTRVTRRLHQTARVARRISAGDLDARVDDPRTADPSRPQDEVAIVAGALDTMASTLQRKLLTEQRFTADVAHELRTPLTGLSAAAELLPPGRPSELVRDRVRTMRALTEDLLEISRLDARTEQVDLDIHELAPLVERVVRASGTKTAIRVVGAEAGTGARDVRVETDKRRLERVLGNLIANAHKHGRPPVVLTVDGPVVTVRDHGPGFPDYLLDGGPQRFRTEACGKGHGLGLTIAAGQAQVIGAGLVFSNAEDGGAVARLTLPEYVRLDDEASDGPGGTDSPSPTDRRTDPDKHVG
- a CDS encoding zinc-ribbon domain-containing protein, whose protein sequence is MIIFGTRGYLYQLAILTMVCGWCGNPAAHTLRKRVTKFTLFFVPLFPFSTKYATQCTFCGGEQQIPKEQAEQLLAQHAASQDGNPFGQAQAQGQPGYAPGGQGQNPYQH